The proteins below are encoded in one region of Deltaproteobacteria bacterium:
- a CDS encoding YbaB/EbfC family nucleoid-associated protein, whose product MAGFDLDALFQQAQQLQEQMREAQDRLAQKTVTGTAGGGMVVVTANGKGEIQRVQIDKQAVDPRDVPMLEDLVVAAVNSALKAAHEAAAAENPLSGMASGLGGMIPGFPK is encoded by the coding sequence ATGGCCGGCTTCGACTTGGACGCGCTCTTCCAGCAGGCCCAGCAGCTCCAGGAACAGATGCGGGAGGCGCAGGATCGGCTGGCGCAGAAGACCGTCACCGGGACGGCGGGCGGCGGCATGGTTGTCGTCACCGCCAACGGCAAGGGCGAGATCCAGAGGGTGCAAATCGACAAGCAGGCCGTCGATCCGCGCGACGTCCCGATGCTCGAGGACCTGGTGGTCGCGGCGGTGAACTCCGCCCTCAAGGCCGCGCACGAAGCGGCCGCCGCGGAGAACCCGCTCTCGGGCATGGCCTCGGGCCTGGGCGGGATGATCCCGGGCTTTCCGAAGTGA
- a CDS encoding gliding-motility protein MglA, whose protein sequence is MSFINYSSREINCKIVYYGPGLCGKTTNLQYIYANTNQQAKGKMISLATETERTLFFDFLPLSLGEIRGFKTRFHLYTVPGQVFYDASRKLILKGVDGVVFVADSQVERTEANVESVENLRTNLAEQGYDLDRIPYVVQYNKRDLPNAAPLEELQDLLNPKGVPSFEAVAPKGDGVYETLKAIAKLILTELKKGT, encoded by the coding sequence ATGAGCTTCATCAACTACAGTTCGCGCGAGATCAACTGCAAGATCGTCTATTACGGTCCCGGCCTTTGCGGGAAGACGACGAATCTTCAGTACATCTATGCGAACACCAACCAGCAGGCGAAGGGGAAGATGATCTCCCTCGCCACCGAGACGGAGCGGACGCTGTTTTTCGACTTCCTGCCGCTTTCGCTGGGCGAGATCCGCGGGTTCAAGACCCGCTTCCATCTCTACACCGTGCCGGGCCAGGTATTCTACGACGCTTCCCGCAAGCTGATCCTCAAGGGCGTCGACGGGGTGGTGTTCGTCGCCGACTCGCAGGTCGAGCGCACCGAGGCGAACGTGGAATCGGTGGAGAACCTGCGCACCAACCTGGCGGAGCAGGGCTACGACCTCGACCGCATCCCGTACGTCGTCCAGTACAACAAGCGCGACCTGCCCAACGCCGCGCCGCTGGAAGAGCTGCAGGACCTGCTCAACCCGAAGGGTGTTCCGTCCTTCGAGGCCGTGGCTCCGAAGGGAGACGGCGTCTACGAGACGCTGAAGGCCATCGCCAAGCTGATCCTGACGGAGCTCAAGAAGGGGACGTAG
- a CDS encoding roadblock/LC7 domain-containing protein: protein MQPQMVMYDEEFQQISAVCERLAREANAKIVFLVDKNGQLIASVGATENLDTTSLASLTAGNIAATGGLAKLIGEKEFSILFHEGEKDNLHISIIGGRVILVVIFDTRSSLGLVRLRVKKASDELNKIFDGLMKKVKVPGAGSPFAEITDDDIDNLFSE, encoded by the coding sequence ATGCAGCCGCAGATGGTGATGTACGACGAGGAGTTCCAGCAGATCAGCGCGGTCTGCGAGCGGCTGGCTCGCGAGGCCAACGCCAAGATCGTCTTTCTCGTCGACAAGAACGGCCAGCTCATCGCCTCCGTCGGAGCCACCGAGAACCTCGACACCACTTCGCTCGCCTCGCTGACGGCCGGCAACATCGCCGCGACCGGCGGCCTGGCGAAGCTGATCGGAGAGAAAGAGTTCTCGATCCTCTTTCACGAGGGTGAAAAGGACAACCTGCACATCAGCATCATCGGCGGGAGGGTCATCCTGGTGGTGATCTTCGACACCCGCTCCTCGCTCGGCCTGGTGCGCTTGCGGGTGAAGAAAGCTTCCGACGAGCTGAACAAGATTTTCGACGGATTGATGAAGAAGGTAAAGGTCCCCGGCGCGGGGTCGCCGTTCGCCGAAATCACCGACGACGACATCGACAACCTCTTCAGCGAGTAA
- the dnaX gene encoding DNA polymerase III subunit gamma/tau, whose protein sequence is MTTPYLVLARKYRPQRFQDLTGQEHVVRTLVNALKTGRVAHAFLFTGPRGCGKTTSARILARALNCEKGPTSEPCGVCGPCVDIAAGTDVDVQEIDAASNNGVDDVRALREAAKYVPARDRYKIYIVDEVHMLSGAAFNALLKTLEEPPGHIKFLLATTDPQKLPATILSRVQRHNIQLVPLGKIVARLREIAEAEKVQVSDGALTLVARQAQGSMRDALSLLDQLFSAHDPAAGEIGDGEAAETLGALDTSAVRDIVKGVLARDASAALAGVARAWEQGADMKRLGEELASHARNLVLASLAGVKQDLPDHEIRAFAQQAAEHDPAQLARVFELLQLAEDEIAKASNPRHALEVALLRAVHLAPAGSLPDLVARIEALGTDTPVAKPAEPRKAPPGWGARVLAPDAAPLRAAPTPPPAADPEPEAEPAAERPLDLNARWRLLLDSVRAARKPGAAAALEHAIPVKIDRSAVQVAFRKGSGQAAIVQEARAAVEGAFEKALGFRAPLQIVEQDAPADDSVAEQKQKQRAAASEGRIALAREHPAVRAAVEVLGGEIEDVRDLGEE, encoded by the coding sequence ATGACCACCCCGTACCTCGTCCTTGCCCGCAAATACCGGCCGCAGCGCTTCCAGGACCTGACGGGCCAGGAGCACGTGGTCCGCACCCTGGTCAACGCGCTCAAGACCGGCCGGGTCGCGCACGCGTTCCTCTTCACCGGTCCGCGCGGATGCGGCAAGACCACGTCGGCGCGGATCCTGGCGCGAGCGCTGAACTGCGAGAAAGGACCCACTTCCGAACCGTGCGGCGTCTGCGGGCCGTGCGTCGACATCGCGGCCGGGACGGACGTCGATGTCCAGGAGATCGACGCCGCGTCGAACAACGGCGTCGACGACGTGCGGGCGCTCCGCGAGGCGGCGAAGTACGTGCCTGCGCGCGACCGCTACAAGATCTACATCGTCGACGAAGTGCACATGCTCTCGGGCGCGGCGTTCAACGCGCTGCTCAAGACGCTCGAGGAGCCGCCCGGCCACATCAAGTTCCTGCTCGCCACCACGGACCCGCAGAAGCTGCCGGCGACGATCCTCTCCCGCGTACAGCGCCACAACATCCAGCTGGTGCCGCTGGGGAAGATCGTCGCGCGCCTCCGCGAGATCGCCGAGGCGGAGAAGGTCCAGGTGTCCGACGGCGCTCTCACGCTGGTCGCGCGCCAGGCGCAGGGGTCGATGCGCGACGCCCTCTCGCTGCTCGACCAGCTCTTCTCCGCTCACGATCCCGCCGCCGGGGAGATCGGCGACGGCGAGGCCGCGGAGACGCTCGGCGCTCTCGACACGTCCGCGGTGCGCGACATCGTCAAAGGCGTGCTCGCGAGGGATGCATCGGCGGCGCTGGCCGGCGTCGCGCGCGCCTGGGAGCAGGGCGCCGACATGAAGCGCCTCGGCGAGGAGCTCGCGTCGCATGCCCGCAACCTGGTGCTCGCTTCGCTCGCGGGAGTGAAACAGGACCTTCCCGATCACGAAATCCGCGCTTTCGCGCAGCAGGCGGCGGAGCACGATCCTGCGCAGCTCGCGCGCGTCTTCGAGCTCCTGCAGCTGGCGGAAGACGAAATCGCCAAGGCGTCGAACCCGCGCCACGCGCTCGAAGTCGCGCTGCTGCGGGCCGTGCACCTCGCGCCGGCCGGATCGCTCCCGGATCTGGTTGCCAGGATCGAGGCGCTCGGAACGGACACGCCGGTGGCGAAACCCGCCGAGCCGCGGAAGGCACCGCCGGGTTGGGGCGCGAGGGTCCTCGCCCCCGATGCGGCACCGCTGCGCGCCGCCCCGACCCCGCCGCCCGCCGCCGACCCCGAACCGGAGGCGGAGCCCGCTGCGGAACGTCCGCTGGATCTCAACGCTCGCTGGCGATTGCTGCTCGACTCCGTCCGCGCCGCGCGCAAACCGGGCGCTGCCGCCGCCCTCGAGCACGCGATCCCGGTGAAGATCGATCGCTCGGCGGTGCAGGTCGCTTTCCGCAAAGGGTCGGGGCAGGCCGCCATCGTCCAGGAAGCGCGCGCGGCGGTGGAGGGTGCTTTCGAGAAGGCGCTGGGGTTCCGCGCGCCCCTTCAGATCGTCGAGCAGGATGCACCCGCGGACGATTCGGTCGCGGAGCAGAAACAGAAGCAGCGGGCAGCGGCATCCGAAGGGCGGATTGCGCTCGCCCGCGAGCACCCGGCGGTGCGCGCCGCGGTCGAGGTCCTCGGCGGCGAGATCGAAGACGTTCGCGATCTGGGAGAGGAGTAG
- the recR gene encoding recombination protein RecR, with the protein MTDPIARLTVLLAKLPGVGEKTAQRLAFHVLKSAPEYARELAEALLALREEVRLCSTCCNLTAQDPCAICRDTQRDGKMICVVETVPDLLAVERTREFRGRYHVLHGALSPLDGVGPDQLKLKELIARLHHGVEEVIVATDPTVEGEATALYITRLIKPLGVRVTRIAQGIPMGGDLEYADQVTLARALQGRREI; encoded by the coding sequence GTGACCGATCCGATCGCGCGCCTCACCGTCCTGCTCGCGAAGCTTCCCGGCGTCGGGGAGAAGACGGCGCAGCGGCTCGCCTTTCACGTGCTGAAGAGCGCGCCCGAGTACGCGCGCGAGCTGGCGGAGGCGCTGCTGGCGCTGCGCGAGGAGGTGCGGCTCTGCTCCACCTGCTGCAATCTCACCGCGCAGGATCCCTGCGCGATCTGCCGCGACACCCAGCGCGACGGCAAGATGATCTGCGTGGTGGAGACGGTGCCCGATCTGCTCGCCGTCGAGCGGACGCGCGAGTTCCGCGGCCGATACCACGTCCTCCACGGCGCCCTTTCGCCGCTCGACGGCGTGGGACCCGACCAGCTGAAGCTCAAAGAGCTGATCGCGCGCCTCCATCACGGAGTCGAGGAAGTCATCGTCGCCACCGATCCGACCGTCGAAGGAGAGGCGACGGCGCTGTACATCACGCGGCTGATAAAGCCGCTCGGCGTGCGCGTCACGCGCATCGCCCAGGGCATTCCCATGGGCGGCGACCTCGAGTACGCCGACCAGGTGACGCTCGCCCGCGCCCTGCAGGGCAGGCGCGAAATTTGA